The Hevea brasiliensis isolate MT/VB/25A 57/8 chromosome 1, ASM3005281v1, whole genome shotgun sequence genome has a window encoding:
- the LOC110667170 gene encoding uncharacterized protein LOC110667170, producing MVPLIGERLKTVFSRQKSYADLRWKDVEFAMGDYVFLKVSLMKGVMRFRKKGKLAPQYIGPFEITDRPDTVELDEDLMFEEQHIAIVDYQIRQLRSKQIPMVKVL from the exons ATGGTTCCTTTGATTGGGGAACGTTTAAAGACAGTTTTCAGTAGgcaaaagagttatgcagatctaaGGTGGAAAGATGTAGAATTTGCAATGGGTGACTATGTGTTCCTAAAGGTCTCCcttatgaagggagtcatgaggttTCGAAAGAAAGGCAAACTGGCACCCCAATACATAGGGCCTTTTGAGATCACAGACAGA CCAGATACGGTGGAGTTGGATGAGGACTTGATGTTCGAGGAGCAACATATTGCCATAGTGGATTATCAGATAAGACAACTTCgatcaaagcagatccctatggttaaggttctgTGA
- the LOC131179678 gene encoding uncharacterized protein LOC131179678, translated as MLRPCGIKGQKRKKREKRYDKEEDEVEAEEQSIERAKRAMVEEKEMAMETSGKEEEELEGQTHEMAGIPIVPSDLKTKKPGLIFVLERASLEVAKVGKSYQILNSDDHANFLRKNNKNPADYRPDIVYQALLSILDSPVNKAGRLRAVYVKTDKGVLFEVKPHVRIPRTYKRFAGIMLQLLQKLSITAVGKREKLLRVIKNPVTQYLPVNSRKIGFSYSSEKLVKMNKYVAAVSDDVDIVFVVGATAHGKIDCDYIDDFIAISGYPLSAAWCISRICEAVADKWDVL; from the exons ATGTTACGGCCATGTGGGATAAAGGGGCAGAAGCGGAAGAAGAGAGAGAAGAGATATGATAAAGAGGAAGATGAAGTGGAAGCCGAAGAGCAATCCATAGAAAGAGCGAAAAGAGCTATggttgaagaaaaagaaatggcTATGGAAACCAgcgggaaggaagaagaagaattagAAGGGCAAACACATGAAATGGCAGGCATCCCAATTGTTCCCAGTGATTTAAAAACAAAAAAGCCTGGGCTTATATTTGTGCTTGAGAGGGCCTCTTTGGAAGTTGCTAAAGTTGGAAAG AGTTACCAGATTTTGAATTCTGACGATCATGCAAATTTCTTGCGGAAAAATaacaaaaatccagctgattatAGGCCTGATATTGTTTATCAG GCTCTCCTATCAATATTAGATAGTCCAGTAAATAAGGCTGGGAGGTTGCGAGCTGTGTATGTGAAAACAGATAAGGGTGTTCTTTTTGAAGTTAAACCACATGTGCGTATACCAAGGACATATAAACGATTTGCTGGAATTATGT TGCAGCTGCTTCAGAAACTGAGTATAACTGCTGTTGGTAAGCGTGAGAAGCTTTTGCGTGTAATCAAGAATCCTGTGACCCAGTACCTGCCTGTCAACTCTCGTAAAATAG ggttctcatatagttCAGAAAAACTGGTTAAAATGAACAAGTATGTAGCTGCAGTCAGTGATGATGTGGATATTGTTTTTGTG GTTGGTGCAACGGCCCATGGAAAAATTGATTGTGATTATATAGATGATTTCATAGCAA TTTCTGGATATCCGCTGAGCGCTGCCTGGTGTATCTCAAGGATTTGTGAGGCTGTGGCTGACAAATGGGATGTATTGTAA
- the LOC110653026 gene encoding uncharacterized protein LOC110653026 isoform X3, whose protein sequence is MLRPCGIKGQKRKKREERYDKEEDEVEAEEQSIERAKRAMVEEKEMAMETSGKEEEELEGQTHEMAGIPIAPSDLKTKKPGLIFVLERASLEVAKVGKSYQILNSDDHANFLRKNNKNPADYRPDIVYQALLSILDSPVNKAGRLRAVYVKTDKGVLFEVKPHVRIPRTYKRFAGIMLQLLQQLSITAVGKREKLLRVIKNPVTQYLPVNSRKIGFSYSSEKLVKMNKYVAAVSDDVDIVFVFLDIR, encoded by the exons ATGTTACGGCCATGTGGGATAAAGGGGCAGAAGCggaagaagagagaggagagatatGATAAAGAGGAAGATGAAGTGGAAGCTGAAGAGCAATCCATAGAAAGAGCGAAAAGAGCTATggttgaagaaaaagaaatggcTATGGAAACCAgcgggaaggaagaagaagaattagAAGGGCAAACACATGAAATGGCAGGCATCCCAATTGCTCCAAGTGATTTAAAAACAAAAAAGCCTGGGCTTATATTTGTGCTTGAGAGGGCCTCTTTGGAAGTTGCTAAAGTTGGAAAG AGTTACCAGATTTTGAATTCTGACGATCATGCAAATTTCTTGCGGAAAAATaacaaaaatccagctgattatAGGCCTGATATTGTTTATCAG GCTCTCCTATCAATATTAGATAGTCCAGTAAATAAGGCTGGGAGGTTGCGAGCTGTGTATGTGAAAACAGATAAGGGTGTTCTTTTTGAAGTTAAACCACATGTGCGTATACCAAGGACATATAAACGATTTGCTGGAATTATGT TGCAGCTGCTTCAGCAACTGAGTATAACTGCTGTTGGTAAGCGTGAGAAGCTTTTGCGTGTAATCAAGAATCCTGTGACCCAGTACCTGCCTGTCAACTCTCGTAAAATAG ggttctcatatagttCAGAAAAACTGGTTAAAATGAACAAGTATGTAGCTGCAGTCAGTGATGATGTGGATATTGTTTTTGTG TTTCTGGATATCCGCTGA
- the LOC110653026 gene encoding uncharacterized protein LOC110653026 isoform X1 gives MLRPCGIKGQKRKKREERYDKEEDEVEAEEQSIERAKRAMVEEKEMAMETSGKEEEELEGQTHEMAGIPIAPSDLKTKKPGLIFVLERASLEVAKVGKSYQILNSDDHANFLRKNNKNPADYRPDIVYQALLSILDSPVNKAGRLRAVYVKTDKGVLFEVKPHVRIPRTYKRFAGIMLQLLQQLSITAVGKREKLLRVIKNPVTQYLPVNSRKIGFSYSSEKLVKMNKYVAAVSDDVDIVFVVGAMAHGKIDCDYIDDFIAISGYPLSAAWCISRICEAVADKWDVL, from the exons ATGTTACGGCCATGTGGGATAAAGGGGCAGAAGCggaagaagagagaggagagatatGATAAAGAGGAAGATGAAGTGGAAGCTGAAGAGCAATCCATAGAAAGAGCGAAAAGAGCTATggttgaagaaaaagaaatggcTATGGAAACCAgcgggaaggaagaagaagaattagAAGGGCAAACACATGAAATGGCAGGCATCCCAATTGCTCCAAGTGATTTAAAAACAAAAAAGCCTGGGCTTATATTTGTGCTTGAGAGGGCCTCTTTGGAAGTTGCTAAAGTTGGAAAG AGTTACCAGATTTTGAATTCTGACGATCATGCAAATTTCTTGCGGAAAAATaacaaaaatccagctgattatAGGCCTGATATTGTTTATCAG GCTCTCCTATCAATATTAGATAGTCCAGTAAATAAGGCTGGGAGGTTGCGAGCTGTGTATGTGAAAACAGATAAGGGTGTTCTTTTTGAAGTTAAACCACATGTGCGTATACCAAGGACATATAAACGATTTGCTGGAATTATGT TGCAGCTGCTTCAGCAACTGAGTATAACTGCTGTTGGTAAGCGTGAGAAGCTTTTGCGTGTAATCAAGAATCCTGTGACCCAGTACCTGCCTGTCAACTCTCGTAAAATAG ggttctcatatagttCAGAAAAACTGGTTAAAATGAACAAGTATGTAGCTGCAGTCAGTGATGATGTGGATATTGTTTTTGTG GTTGGTGCAATGGCCCATGGAAAAATTGATTGTGATTATATAGATGATTTCATAGCAA TTTCTGGATATCCGCTGAGCGCTGCCTGGTGTATCTCAAGGATTTGTGAGGCTGTGGCTGACAAATGGGATGTATTGTAA
- the LOC110653026 gene encoding uncharacterized protein LOC110653026 isoform X2 — MLRPCGIKGQKRKKREERYDKEEDEVEAEEQSIERAKRAMVEEKEMAMETSGKEEEELEGQTHEMAGIPIAPSDLKTKKPGLIFVLERASLEVAKVGKSYQILNSDDHANFLRKNNKNPADYRPDIVYQALLSILDSPVNKAGRLRAVYVKTDKGVLFEVKPHVRIPRTYKRFAGIMLQLLQQLSITAVGKREKLLRVIKNPVTQYLPVNSRKIDFLDFASGFSYSSEKLVKMNKYVAAVSDDVDIVFVFLDIR; from the exons ATGTTACGGCCATGTGGGATAAAGGGGCAGAAGCggaagaagagagaggagagatatGATAAAGAGGAAGATGAAGTGGAAGCTGAAGAGCAATCCATAGAAAGAGCGAAAAGAGCTATggttgaagaaaaagaaatggcTATGGAAACCAgcgggaaggaagaagaagaattagAAGGGCAAACACATGAAATGGCAGGCATCCCAATTGCTCCAAGTGATTTAAAAACAAAAAAGCCTGGGCTTATATTTGTGCTTGAGAGGGCCTCTTTGGAAGTTGCTAAAGTTGGAAAG AGTTACCAGATTTTGAATTCTGACGATCATGCAAATTTCTTGCGGAAAAATaacaaaaatccagctgattatAGGCCTGATATTGTTTATCAG GCTCTCCTATCAATATTAGATAGTCCAGTAAATAAGGCTGGGAGGTTGCGAGCTGTGTATGTGAAAACAGATAAGGGTGTTCTTTTTGAAGTTAAACCACATGTGCGTATACCAAGGACATATAAACGATTTGCTGGAATTATGT TGCAGCTGCTTCAGCAACTGAGTATAACTGCTGTTGGTAAGCGTGAGAAGCTTTTGCGTGTAATCAAGAATCCTGTGACCCAGTACCTGCCTGTCAACTCTCGTAAAATAG ATTTTCTGGATTTTgcatcagggttctcatatagttCAGAAAAACTGGTTAAAATGAACAAGTATGTAGCTGCAGTCAGTGATGATGTGGATATTGTTTTTGTG TTTCTGGATATCCGCTGA